One segment of Insulibacter thermoxylanivorax DNA contains the following:
- a CDS encoding ectoine synthase, whose amino-acid sequence MIVKHLDEVIGTQDDIDTETWNARRLLLRRDGMGFSLHDTIIKEGTETYIWYAHHLEAVYCISGEGEIEDLDHQQVYPIRPGTLYALNGHEKHLLRAAKEMRMVCVFNPPLVGNEVHDEHGVYPLLE is encoded by the coding sequence GTGATCGTGAAACATCTAGATGAGGTAATCGGCACGCAGGATGACATCGATACTGAGACTTGGAATGCCAGGAGATTGCTGCTTCGCCGGGATGGCATGGGATTCTCCTTGCACGATACGATCATTAAAGAAGGGACGGAAACCTATATCTGGTATGCCCATCATCTGGAGGCAGTGTATTGCATATCGGGGGAAGGCGAGATCGAAGATCTGGACCATCAGCAAGTCTACCCGATCCGACCGGGCACGCTCTATGCGCTGAATGGTCATGAGAAACACCTGCTGCGTGCTGCGAAGGAGATGAGAATGGTGTGTGTATTCAATCCCCCGCTGGTTGGCAATGAAGTTCATGATGAACACGGGGTCTATCCGCTTCTTGAATAG